In one Lycium barbarum isolate Lr01 chromosome 7, ASM1917538v2, whole genome shotgun sequence genomic region, the following are encoded:
- the LOC132602967 gene encoding probable purine permease 5 — translation MHQPLVISVPEEIMDEARPPPKSLWQYISAYWTRLCEMYYNKPISHWILLFLSGSIGMLVAFPGSSLLSRIYFANGGKSKWIISWVSVAGWPLMAIVLVPSYFFLKVFPTPLDLKLTLSYVVLGFLSAADNLMYAYAYAYLPASTAALLASTSLVFSALFGYLLAKNTMNLSIINSIVIITAAMTIIALDSSSDRYGYITDRQYIIGFVWDILGSALHGLIFALSELVFVKLLGKMSFLVVLEQQLMVSLFAFIFTTIGLVISDGFHGMKSEATTFEGGADAYYSVIVWGIITFQLGVLGATAVVFLSSTVLAGVLNAVRVPVTAIAAVILLHDPMSGFKILSLIITFWGFGSYIYGSYSPAKKEAVGTIS, via the exons AGGAAATAATGGATGAAGCGCGGCCGCCACCAAAGTCATTATGGCAATATATCTCAGCCTATTGGACCAGGCTTTGTGAAATGTATTACAACAAGCCGATTTCACACTGGATTCTTCTGTTTCTAAGTGGTAGCATCGGGATGCTTGTTGCGTTCCCTGGTTCTAGCCTCTTGTCCCGTATATATTTCGCAAATGGCGGGAAGAGCAAGTGGATAATTTCATGGGTTTCAGTTGCAGGATGGCCTCTGATGGCGATCGTCCTAGTTCCTTCCTACTTCTTTCTTAAAGTGTTCCCGACGCCACTTGACTTAAAACTAACTTTATCTTATGTTGTATTGGGATTCTTGAGTGCTGCTGACAACCTCATGTATGCGTACGCCTATGCCTACCTGCCTGCATCGACCGCTGCTCTTTTGGCCTCGACTTCGCTGGTGTTTTCTGCACTATTCGGATATCTTCTCGCGAAGAACACTATGAATCTATCAATTATAAATTCTATCGTGATCATTACTGCTGCCATGACGATCATTGCTCTTGATTCTAGTTCAGACAG GTACGGATATATCACGGACCGTCAGTATATTATTGGTTTTGTGTGGGATATACTGGGATCTGCGCTCCATGGTCTAATTTTTGCCTTGTCCGAATTAGTTTTCGTGAAATTACTTGGTAAAATGTCCTTCCTTGTTGTTCTTGAGCAGCAACTCATGGTTTCCCTCTTTGCCTTTATATTTACAACAATCGGACTCGTTATAAGTGACGGTTTCCACGGGATGAAGTCTGAGGCAACTACGTTTGAGGGTGGGGCAGACGCGTATTACTCGGTTATCGTTTGGGGAATAATCACGTTTCAGTTGGGAGTCTTGGGAGCCACCGCAGTTGTTTTCCTCTCCTCTACTGTCTTGGCCGGTGTCCTTAACGCTGTTAGAGTACCGGTTACAGCCATTGCAGCTGTGATATTGTTGCATGATCCTATGAGTGGTTTCAAGATCTTGTCTTTGATTATTACATTCTGGGGATTTGGCTCTTACATTTACGGCAGCTATAGCCCCGCGAAAAAGGAAGCTGTGGGAACTATTTCTTAG